DNA from Bos javanicus breed banteng chromosome 1, ARS-OSU_banteng_1.0, whole genome shotgun sequence:
GCTGGTCAGTCAGTtaacaacatttattgagcacctactatgtgcagaGCACTGTACTGGGCACTGTCCAgggaatacaaaaaaataaaagacatggtccctgctctcaaggagcttaCAATCTAGTTCAAAAGACGGAATACATACACATGAGATAATTGAGGAACGCTTTTACAGAGCAACACAGTTTAACAAGTGCAAACTGATATAATACAAACTGAGTACATAAGTGCTCAAAGAACAAAAGCTTAAGAGAGAACAGAATCAGGCAGAATCTGATAATCAAGGAATATTCCTTGAAAGTTCTAAGCCAGATTTTCATAGTTAAGAAAAAGGATTagcagggaaaggaaaagaaagtcacTCTATAGTCAGGTAGTGGTAAAGAGGTGAGAAAAAACTTATTAAAAGGGATAAGAGGGCTGAAGATGAGGCTAAAATATATAGGGAATCACTAAGTGTTCATAAGGTTTTGGATAAGGAGCTTGGATTTGATAAGCAAGCAATAGAAGTCTTCACTAGGtccttaaacataaaaaaaaaaaaaaaaaagttgtaattcATATTGTAATAAATCTAAGGAAAGAGATTAAGAAACTATGCAATCCCCAAATGTATGGCTAAACAAAATTTGAAACACTTGCAACTGGGCTAGATAATAGCATGTCTTTCCATAAATGTTTTATAGGTTGAGTGTCTAAAGGAACAGAACTCAAGGATGGAATATAAGGCATGATGGAGAGGGTGCAATGATGAGGTCTGACACATAAAGCAAAGTCAATTCCTCCTTGAGAAGCAAAGGAACAGACTCCCATTACCTGGCTTTATAAAAAGGTCAGAGTAAATTTGGGTGGACTTGTCTCTATACAAGCAGTAGAATTTGTCATATCCCTTatcaattgaaaatattttaatcagaTAAAAAGCTCATTTAGCCAAAAACACAGAGTATACCAAGCTTGTAATCAAGGGGAACAGAATATATTGACAGTGGCAGGCTGGCATAAGGCTAGCCAATAACAAGTTTCAATATCTGAAACAGTGTGGTATTTCTGGATCCTAGCAGCAATATTTCAGcgtcctccaaaaaaaaaaaaaaaaaaccaaacaaattttaataaaacaaagccataagacaaaaaaaaaagcctcaattGAAAAGatcaaattcttaaaaacaaaaataattgtgtttaaaatatatatgttactgCCAAAACCCGAACCGCAGGAAGAACTGATAATGGCCGGCCATTATCACCAATGGCTGGTACCAAACAGCCAAAACCCGAAATGTTGATGCGAAAGAAGTTCCTTTCAGGCAATGGCCAGCTATTCTCATTAATTTCCAAGCTCCGGTGGCAAAAGATCATTTCTGAAGATTGTCTGTGTCTTTGCGTATATGCAGTACACTCGTGGCGATCAGTGAACGCGTCGTGAATGGAAACGAAACTGTAGGCGAGCTTCTGCGTGTTGCTCACTCAACACCTCCTCCATTCAAACGAACCGTCCCACTCCTCAGTCAGTTTGGCTTCtaaaactggaaagcaaaagtaatgGGAAGTAACTTAGCTAGCGGAGCTTAGCCATCCCGGATAATGGCCTGCTAAACAGAGCTTCTGCCGCTGCCACGTCTGTATTTCGGGTTTTGGCCACTTGGTGCCAGCCATTATCAGTTCAGCCCACAATTCAGGTTTTTGGCACGCTCCAGAGTCAACATCACTGGAGTAATCCatttaagaatgaaaacaaattctGTCTAGCTTACCTCAGTTAGTTCTTCTATAGTAGCTCCTCCTGACTTTTTAGCAACTTTCTCTTCTATTGTAGGTGGGGGTGCAGGCTTTAGGTTTGGTGGTAAAGGAACACCAGCCTTAGCACACATGGCAGCTGCATTAGCTTTGGCTATTTCAAGTAACTGAGCCTTATCTGCaagaggaaaaatacaaaaagcagTTTTCCTGAAAGgctatacattttatattatctaATGTTTTACAtgctaaaaaaattaaaggcaTCAATTTTCTGCCCAAACTTACAGCTGTGATGAAATCATTCTTTGGCTcaaagatttaaagaaataaagaaaatgcccCCTATTTAAGTGAATTAAGTCCGTATTTAGCTTCCCACTCAAACACTATACAAAACAGCTAAACTACACAACTACAATAATCACCCTGCTATACATGCTAACTCCCACACCTGCCAAAGcctactttattttccaaaactaTGGTGCCCCTTAAATTACTCTCCTTCTAAATCTCTTAATAACATTCTAAATCACTCTTTGAGCCCAATTTCAAAACTGCCACCATTTCAAAGTAACAAGTCTTAAGTCAGAATTTAACATTCCTCTCCATTGTGCTCCCGAAATACCTAATCTGTACCAGTATTTACAGCAATCATCACATTCTGCTCTTAGGCAGTTTCACTACTTGGTAAAACAGACATACATGCAttttatctgtgtctcttgtaCTAGCTGGTAatctttatgtttttaataaaaaaagcaCTCAAAAACCATCTGTTAAACTGAATCATTCTCCCCTAAGGTTCTGTCTAGGACTTTTTCTTTAGACTAGTCTGACCTGGAAATGTCCAATCTACTGGGATAATGACAAATTATCCATTAACAGTAGTCATACATTATCCATCAAATTTTAGTCACCTCTGCTCACTTAAAAAAGCAGGAGATATTAGAACACTTCATTTTGTaaaagacagacagactgaaatcACTAACTCCCCACATGCAAAATTCCCTACTCACTTACATTACCCATTATACCCATTAGAATTATCCTCACAAACATTTAACAGTTCTATATGCCATTTTAAGACATgtaactatttaaaaaagaaatgtctgaTTTCAGGCTTATTTGCAAGAACCTATGTTGGAATAATTACAGTAACAACACTTAATTGAACTTCTACTTGCCATTTTTAGTTATGGTATATGGTTCaagcagaaagaaaacattaaagtATGGAAATACTTTGGTTCTAATATACTCCAAAGCTAATCTTTTAAAGCTAATTATAAATGTACTTATTCCCACATTTTCTAAACAGAAGCTAATTACAAAAACTTATAGAAATATTTATCCTCAAAAACCAATAATCCCCAATATGTCATTAAACtcacagaaaaaaattcagattcaAATCATTCTTTAAtaccattaaatatttaaatgactcACTCAAATCTGTGAGACGTTTAGGTGATCTGCCTCTTTCTGAAGACCTGGATCGTTTGCGACGGATTGGAGACCTGCTAAACCTTCTTCTCAAGGGTGTTCGTGATCGCCGTAATCTGACTGGTGATATACTGAAGCTTCGTCTTCTTACCACAGATCTTGATCTTCTCCGACGGCTCGGGGTCCGGCTCCGTCGACTCGGGGTCCGGCTCCGTCTGCTAGGGGTGCGGCTCCTTCGGCTTGGGGTGCGGCTCCTTCGGCTTGGGGTGCGGCTCCTTCGGCTTGGGGTGCGGCTCCGTCGGCTAGGGGAAATGCTAAAGCTCCTTCTCCCCCCGGATCTGGATCTTCTCCTACGACTCGGAGTATGACTCCGGCTCCGACGACTTGGGGTGCGACTTCGAGCTCTACCTGTTTTCCGGTTATCCCTGGAgcttgatctttttctttttctttccctggacTTGGATCTGTGCTTTGGAGATCTTTTGCGCTTCTCTTTTGATACAGATCGCCTTCCCCTGGACTTTGATCTTGacctgctgctcctcctcctgcGTCTTGATCGTGACCGCGAACGTGTTTGAGAGCGATGAGACTTGGACTTAGATGATCTCTTCCTTGCCCTAGAACGAGATTCACTGGTGCGTTTTCGAGATTTGTGTTCAGAAGACTTGGAACGTTTACTTCTCGACCTTAACGAAgagtctcttttcttctctttctcgcCTTTGTCACGgttcttatttttcttgcttttttcatgtgtGTCCTTAACCTTTACAAAAATTTCATAATCATCTTTTTCCTCTGAAGACGACTCTGAAGCTCTTTCTGGTATACTAATTACAACTGGACTGGCAGCAGATTTATCCCGTTCCACCTCACTCGGAAGTAAAGGTCCTTCAATACCAGCTCTAAGGTTTGTAAGACGTTCCATGTCTTTAGGAAGTAATGGTCTCACTAAATCAGCTTCATTAATATCATCAATGCTGGCAGGAAATCCTGAATCAGACAATATCTCTTTAGTAGTGAGAGATACTTCTTTATCTTCTCCACTACTTTCTTTAGGACTGATAGCAGCTGCTAACATCTGGTCACTCTCCTGTACAGGTAATGATCCTTCTGCATCCTTGTTGATAAAATTATTAGATAAATCAGGATGAATGTCTTTAGCAGGCAAAGGTCCCTCTATGTCAGCTTCACTGCCACCACTGGGACTGGTGGAAATTACCATGTCATGTTCAGTATCTTGAGTAGTTAAAGATACTTCACCATCATATTTactaactgaactgagagcagatGCTGTGCCAAATTCAAGATCCTTACCAGTTCCCACTGCTTCAGATTCAAGGACAAGGGGACCAACAGAAGACAGAGTTCCTCCTAGCTCAGTTTCACTAACACTAGGACAGGTATCCAATACTGTGCATTGTTTAGTCTCACTGGTAGGCAAAACTGCCTCTTCACCCATTTCACCAATAGCACCAGTGCTGGCAGCAGACACTGTGCTACATTCCATCTCTTGAGCAATTAAGTGATTATTTATGTTAAGGTCTGTACTTATACAATTTTCAGTTTCATTAGAGCCACTCTTCAGGAGTCCTTCAGCACGTGGCTCTTCCTCTGAATGCATGGCTATCTCCTGCAGGCCAATCTCTGAAGCAATACTTTGATCACCAGATAgtaaattcattccttttataaCACTAGATTCTAATATTACTGCTGTAGACTCTACAACTGTCTCAGCTGGTATTACTTGAGTTTGCTCTGAGACAGTGACAGGAGGCTCTGAAATTGTCACAGTGGACTCTTGGACACAACTAGATGGTTCTGAAACAATCACATTAGGTTGAAGGATGGACACCACTGGTTCCAGAATAGGCACAGTAGGCTCCAGGGTAGAGACAACTGGCACAGCAACAGTAACATGCTCTGGCTCAGACAAGGCCAGGGGCTCTGGTACAGCCTCAGCTGGTGGGTCCAGGACAGCCACAGCTGGAGGGTCCTGGACAGCTGCAGCTGGAGGGTCTAGGACAGCCTCAGCCTGTGGCTCTGGGACAGCCACGGTTGATGTCTCTGAAACAATCCCAGCTGGGTGCTCTGGAACAGCCATGGCTGGCAGATCtacagtgctctgtgatggctcTGCAATAGGTACTGCTGGCTCCAGCAGAGACATAGATACCTCTGAGGCAGTCTGTCCTGAAGCCCTCATGGAATCATAAGTTTCTGCTGTCTCTGACATAATAGAAGGCTCTGATGTTAACACAGTTGGTTCAGCTGATGTTGTGGGAGTTTCAGACACCATGTAAGTCACTGGTCTCTCTGCAACCATTTCATGCTCTTCTGCTCCAGCAGCAGACTCTACAGGTGTTGACATAACTGAAGACTCTGGCTCTAGCTGTGGTTCTGGAACAGTCACGTCAGCCTCTGATGCTAACACTGAAGGCTCCGATGCTGACACTGAATAATTAGCAGTCACTGCCAAAGGCTCCGCAATCTCACTTTGACTCACAGGAGGTTCAGGCAGCGATACAGACTCTTCAGGAGGTAATGCTGGCACCTCAGCAGACCATGTATTTTCAGCTGTTAATGCTGACTGCTCAGCGGCTAACACTGGACCCTCTGGTGGTTCCTCAGGAGGCAATGGTGGTGTCATTGGTGGCTCTTCAGGTGGCAATGGTGGCATTGTTGGAGGCTCTTCAGGAGGCAAAGGTGGCACCATATATGCCTCCGTGTATGTATCAGTATAAGAATCGGTGTAAGAATCAGCTGCCATAGACATCATTGAACGATCAGCAGTATAAGATGACATCATAGATCGGTCAGCTGCAGAGTACGATGACATCATAGACCGGTCAGCAGCAGAGTACGATGACATCATAGACCGGTCAGCACCCATGGACATCATAGATCGGTCAGCCATTGGGGACATCATGGAGCGCTCGTAGGCTGACATCATAGAGCGTTCATAAGCTGACATCATAGAGCGCTCAGCCATAGGGGACATCATAGAGCGCTCATAGGCTGACATCATAGAGCGCTCGTAGGCGGACATCATAGAACGCTCAGCCATAGGGGACATCATAGACCGCTCATAAGACATCATAGAGCGTTCATAAGATGACATCATGGAACGTTCTGCAGCATAGGACATCATCATAGAACGTCTAGATGCTAACATCAGGGGTCTAGGTGCTAACCTATATGGCCTGGGAGCTATTCTATAGGACCTGGGTGCTATCCTATAGGGTCTAGGTGACATCCTATAGGGATCAGGAGTTAGTCTGTAGGGATCATGGCCTAATCTATAGGGGTCCTGCCCTAACCTGTAGGCATCATGACCTAGCCTGTAAGGGTCATGACCTAACCTATACGGATCCTGAGCTAATCTGTAAGGATCCTGAGCTAACCTGTAGGGATCAGGAGATTTTGAACCCAACATAGCAGAATCTTGGGTACTAGATGCTAACATCTGGGCATCCATGGTACCAGACGCTAACATCTGAGCATCCATGGAGCCAGAAGCTAACATCTGAGAGTCCATAGTGCCAGATGCTAACATCTGGGAGTCCATAGAGCTAGTGGCTAACATCTGGGAGTCCATGGTGCTGGTTGCTAACATCTGGGAGTCCATGGAGCTGGTTGCTAACATCTGGGAGTCCATGGAGCTGGTTGCTAACATCTGGGAGTCCATGGAGCTGGTTGCTAACATCTGGGAGTCCATGGAGCTGGTTGCTAACATCTGGGAGTCCATGGAGCTGGTTGCTAGCATCTGAGAGTCCATGGAGCTGGTTGCTAACATCTGAGAGTCCATGGAGCTGGTTGCTAACATCTGGGAGTCCATGGAGCTGGTTGCTAACATCTGGGAGTCCATGGTGCTAGAGGCTAACATCTGGGAGTCCATAGTGTTGGATGCTAGCATTTGAGAGTCCATGGTGTTGGACGCTAGCATTTGGGAGTCCATGGTGTTGGATGCTAACATATGGGTCTCCATGGTGTTAGAAGCTAACATATGGGATTCTTGGGCCATCAAGGGATCCACTCCTACTGTTACAGAAGTCTCCCCCACTAATGTAGTAGGCAGCTCCTGTGCTACCGTATTATAGGATTCCAGCGCTGTCGTCGAGGGCACCTCCAGGGACTGCGACACGGTCATCGTTGACAGCTCCGTTGTCACCACAGACTGAACAGAGATCTCCAGCGCCACAGTTGCCACAGGCTGCCCAGGCAACTCTGGCGCCCCAGGTTGCCCTGGCAACTCCAGCACCCCTGTTGCCAAAGGCTGCCCCAGAAGCTCCAGTGCTCCAGCTGCCCCAGACTGCCCCGAGAACTCCAGTGCCCCAGCTGCCATGAGCTGCCCAGGCAACTCCAGTGCCCCAGTTGCCACAGGCTGCCCCGACAACTCCAGTGCCCTAGTTGCCGAAGGCAGCCCTGGCAACTCTGGCACCCCAGTCACCGAAGGCTGCCCTGACAACTCCAGCGCTGTCGTTGCCACCGGCTGTCCCGGCAACTCCAGCACCATTGCCGCCTCAGGCTGCCCCAGCAACCCTGTTGCCGTTGTCACCTCAGGCTGCCCAGGATGTTCCACCGCTGTCATCCCCACAGGCTGCTCCAATTCTGTCGTCGTCACAGGTTGTTCGGTCAACTCCATTGCTACTGTTACCACAGGCTGCCCTGGCAACTCTACTGCTGTTGTCACTGCAGGCAGCCCTGGCAACTCCTGTGCCATCACAGGTGGCTCTGGTACCTCCTGTGGTGGctccaaccccatggatggtgCTGGAAGCCCTGACAATTCCTGTGACAACTGTGGCACTGATGTCACAGAGGGCCCCGCCAACTCGGGCACTGCTGTCGCAGGGGGCCCTAGCAACTCAGGCACTGGGGTAGAAAGGGGCCCTGGCAACTCTGGCGCCGGGGTAGCAGAGGGCCCAGGTAACTCCAGCACTGGAGTCACAGGGGGCCCCTGCAACTCCGGCATGGAGGTCGCAGGTGGCCCCGGCAACTCCATCACTGAGGCCACCGACGACTCCTGCAGCTCCAACGCTGTGGTCTTGGGCagctccagcatctcctgcgGTCGTGTCATGGATGAATCTGCAATCTCTGACGGTCCTTCTACAGGCTGCTCTGGCAATCTTAGCACTTCAGTTGCTGACGACTCTGGAAAATCCATTGCTGTTGACGTGCTTGGCTCAGGGTGCACCTCAGTAGGTGTCTCTGATGACACAAGAGTTTCTGATAGCTCTAGCACTTTTGCTACTGGAGGCTCTAGCAACATGATCTTTGATGGCTCTGGAGGTGTGCTCTCCAAAGATTTCTGCACAGATTTCATCTGACACTCCACTGACACTGTTACCACTGGCTCAGATGACTTTAGCACTACTGTTGTTGTAGGCACTGGTGCTGTTGCAAAGGAATCCAGAATCTTTGTTGTGGATGGTTCCAGCATTACTGCCACAGACTGCTCTGACGGCATTGAGACTACTGACGTAGATGCAACTGACAGTTCTGTATGTTTTGTAGCTGGCGTCAAAGTTTCTAAGATGTGTGGCTCTGAGACCTCCATCGAAACTACAGGAGGTTCAAGCACAACTGCAGGAGATTCACTGGTATCATACAGGCCAAATGCTCTTACAGAATGCTCCA
Protein-coding regions in this window:
- the SON gene encoding protein SON isoform X5, with translation MATNIEQIFRSFVVSKFREIQQELSSGRSEGQLNGETNTPIEGNQAGDAAASARNLPNEDIVQKIEEVLSGVLDTELRYKPDLKEASRKSRCVSVQTDPTDEIPTKKSKKHKKHKNKKKKKKKEKEKKYKRQSEESESKPKSHHDGNIESDSFLKFDSEPSEMALEHSVRAFGLYDTSESPAVVLEPPVVSMEVSEPHILETLTPATKHTELSVASTSVVSMPSEQSVAVMLEPSTTKILDSFATAPVPTTTVVLKSSEPVVTVSVECQMKSVQKSLESTPPEPSKIMLLEPPVAKVLELSETLVSSETPTEVHPEPSTSTAMDFPESSATEVLRLPEQPVEGPSEIADSSMTRPQEMLELPKTTALELQESSVASVMELPGPPATSMPELQGPPVTPVLELPGPSATPAPELPGPLSTPVPELLGPPATAVPELAGPSVTSVPQLSQELSGLPAPSMGLEPPQEVPEPPVMAQELPGLPAVTTAVELPGQPVVTVAMELTEQPVTTTELEQPVGMTAVEHPGQPEVTTATGLLGQPEAAMVLELPGQPVATTALELSGQPSVTGVPELPGLPSATRALELSGQPVATGALELPGQLMAAGALEFSGQSGAAGALELLGQPLATGVLELPGQPGAPELPGQPVATVALEISVQSVVTTELSTMTVSQSLEVPSTTALESYNTVAQELPTTLVGETSVTVGVDPLMAQESHMLASNTMETHMLASNTMDSQMLASNTMDSQMLASNTMDSQMLASSTMDSQMLATSSMDSQMLATSSMDSQMLATSSMDSQMLATSSMDSQMLATSSMDSQMLATSSMDSQMLATSSMDSQMLATSSMDSQMLATSTMDSQMLATSSMDSQMLASGTMDSQMLASGSMDAQMLASGTMDAQMLASSTQDSAMLGSKSPDPYRLAQDPYRLAQDPYRLGHDPYRLGHDAYRLGQDPYRLGHDPYRLTPDPYRMSPRPYRIAPRSYRIAPRPYRLAPRPLMLASRRSMMMSYAAERSMMSSYERSMMSYERSMMSPMAERSMMSAYERSMMSAYERSMMSPMAERSMMSAYERSMMSAYERSMMSPMADRSMMSMGADRSMMSSYSAADRSMMSSYSAADRSMMSSYTADRSMMSMAADSYTDSYTDTYTEAYMVPPLPPEEPPTMPPLPPEEPPMTPPLPPEEPPEGPVLAAEQSALTAENTWSAEVPALPPEESVSLPEPPVSQSEIAEPLAVTANYSVSASEPSVLASEADVTVPEPQLEPESSVMSTPVESAAGAEEHEMVAERPVTYMVSETPTTSAEPTVLTSEPSIMSETAETYDSMRASGQTASEVSMSLLEPAVPIAEPSQSTVDLPAMAVPEHPAGIVSETSTVAVPEPQAEAVLDPPAAAVQDPPAVAVLDPPAEAVPEPLALSEPEHVTVAVPVVSTLEPTVPILEPVVSILQPNVIVSEPSSCVQESTVTISEPPVTVSEQTQVIPAETVVESTAVILESSVIKGMNLLSGDQSIASEIGLQEIAMHSEEEPRAEGLLKSGSNETENCISTDLNINNHLIAQEMECSTVSAASTGAIGEMGEEAVLPTSETKQCTVLDTCPSVSETELGGTLSSVGPLVLESEAVGTGKDLEFGTASALSSVSKYDGEVSLTTQDTEHDMVISTSPSGGSEADIEGPLPAKDIHPDLSNNFINKDAEGSLPVQESDQMLAAAISPKESSGEDKEVSLTTKEILSDSGFPASIDDINEADLVRPLLPKDMERLTNLRAGIEGPLLPSEVERDKSAASPVVISIPERASESSSEEKDDYEIFVKVKDTHEKSKKNKNRDKGEKEKKRDSSLRSRSKRSKSSEHKSRKRTSESRSRARKRSSKSKSHRSQTRSRSRSRRRRRSSRSRSKSRGRRSVSKEKRKRSPKHRSKSRERKRKRSSSRDNRKTGRARSRTPSRRSRSHTPSRRRRSRSGGRRSFSISPSRRSRTPSRRSRTPSRRSRTPSRRSRTPSRRSRTPSRRSRTPSRRRRSRSVVRRRSFSISPVRLRRSRTPLRRRFSRSPIRRKRSRSSERGRSPKRLTDLNKAQLLEIAKANAAAMCAKAGVPLPPNLKPAPPPTIEEKVAKKSGGATIEELTEF
- the SON gene encoding protein SON isoform X4; translated protein: MATNIEQIFRSFVVSKFREIQQELSSGRSEGQLNGETNTPIEGNQAGDAAASARNLPNEDIVQKIEEVLSGVLDTELRYKPDLKEASRKSRCVSVQTDPTDEIPTKKSKKHKKHKNKKKKKKKEKEKKYKRQSEESESKPKSHHDGNIESDSFLKFDSEPSEMALEHSVRAFGLYDTSESPAVVLEPPVVSMEVSEPHILETLTPATKHTELSVASTSVVSMPSEQSVAVMLEPSTTKILDSFATAPVPTTTVVLKSSEPVVTVSVECQMKSVQKSLESTPPEPSKIMLLEPPVAKVLELSETLVSSETPTEVHPEPSTSTAMDFPESSATEVLRLPEQPVEGPSEIADSSMTRPQEMLELPKTTALELQESSVASVMELPGPPATSMPELQGPPVTPVLELPGPSATPAPELPGPLSTPVPELLGPPATAVPELAGPSVTSVPQLSQELSGLPAPSMGLEPPQEVPEPPVMAQELPGLPAVTTAVELPGQPVVTVAMELTEQPVTTTELEQPVGMTAVEHPGQPEVTTATGLLGQPEAAMVLELPGQPVATTALELSGQPSVTGVPELPGLPSATRALELSGQPVATGALELPGQLMAAGALEFSGQSGAAGALELLGQPLATGVLELPGQPGAPELPGQPVATVALEISVQSVVTTELSTMTVSQSLEVPSTTALESYNTVAQELPTTLVGETSVTVGVDPLMAQESHMLASNTMETHMLASNTMDSQMLASNTMDSQMLASNTMDSQMLASSTMDSQMLATSSMDSQMLATSSMDSQMLATSSMDSQMLATSSMDSQMLATSSMDSQMLATSSMDSQMLATSSMDSQMLATSSMDSQMLATSTMDSQMLATSSMDSQMLASGTMDSQMLASGSMDAQMLASGTMDAQMLASSTQDSAMLGSKSPDPYRLAQDPYRLAQDPYRLGHDPYRLGHDAYRLGQDPYRLGHDPYRLTPDPYRMSPRPYRIAPRSYRIAPRPYRLAPRPLMLASRRSMMMSYAAERSMMSSYERSMMSYERSMMSPMAERSMMSAYERSMMSAYERSMMSPMAERSMMSAYERSMMSAYERSMMSPMADRSMMSMGADRSMMSSYSAADRSMMSSYSAADRSMMSSYTADRSMMSMAADSYTDSYTDTYTEAYMVPPLPPEEPPTMPPLPPEEPPMTPPLPPEEPPEGPVLAAEQSALTAENTWSAEVPALPPEESVSLPEPPVSQSEIAEPLAVTANYSVSASEPSVLASEADVTVPEPQLEPESSVMSTPVESAAGAEEHEMVAERPVTYMVSETPTTSAEPTVLTSEPSIMSETAETYDSMRASGQTASEVSMSLLEPAVPIAEPSQSTVDLPAMAVPEHPAGIVSETSTVAVPEPQAEAVLDPPAAAVQDPPAVAVLDPPAEAVPEPLALSEPEHVTVAVPVVSTLEPTVPILEPVVSILQPNVIVSEPSSCVQESTVTISEPPVTVSEQTQVIPAETVVESTAVILESSVIKGMNLLSGDQSIASEIGLQEIAMHSEEEPRAEGLLKSGSNETENCISTDLNINNHLIAQEMECSTVSAASTGAIGEMGEEAVLPTSETKQCTVLDTCPSVSETELGGTLSSVGPLVLESEAVGTGKDLEFGTASALSSVSKYDGEVSLTTQDTEHDMVISTSPSGGSEADIEGPLPAKDIHPDLSNNFINKDAEGSLPVQESDQMLAAAISPKESSGEDKEVSLTTKEILSDSGFPASIDDINEADLVRPLLPKDMERLTNLRAGIEGPLLPSEVERDKSAASPVVISIPERASESSSEEKDDYEIFVKVKDTHEKSKKNKNRDKGEKEKKRDSSLRSRSKRSKSSEHKSRKRTSESRSRARKRSSKSKSHRSQTRSRSRSRRRRRSSRSRSKSRGRRSVSKEKRKRSPKHRSKSRERKRKRSSSRDNRKTGRARSRTPSRRSRSHTPSRRRRSRSGGRRSFSISPSRRSRTPSRRSRTPSRRSRTPSRRSRTPSRRSRTPSRRSRTPSRRRRSRSVVRRRSFSISPVRLRRSRTPLRRRFSRSPIRRKRSRSSERGRSPKRLTDLNKAQLLEIAKANAAAMCAKAGVPLPPNLKPAPPPTIEEKVAKKSGGATIEELTEKCKQIAQSKEDDDVIVNKPHVSDEEEEEPPFYHHPFKLSEPKPIFFNLNIAAAKPTPPKSQVTLTKEFPVSSGSQHRKKEADSVYGEWVPVEKNGEENKDDDNVFSSNLPSEGRVKRQGRVRRQMKQPAASHLTVTRCNSLCGTKPQSEKHRIAENSVITSLPNIGPSLHLWEGSPRYNYLASRFASRLYSSRFWW